A DNA window from Aminipila luticellarii contains the following coding sequences:
- a CDS encoding xanthine phosphoribosyltransferase — MESLKQKILAEGQVLGEDILKVDGFLNHQIDVKFMEEIGKEFRKRFADAEVTRILTVESSGIAIACEAAKFFDYVPVVFAKKATPNTMAEGCYSAEARSFTKGTVSNLRVAKRFLQPGDKVLIVDDFLASGEASIALAKMVRKAGAEVVGVGTVIEKQFQGGSAKLRDMGCRVESLAVIKKFENGSILFE; from the coding sequence ATGGAAAGTTTAAAGCAGAAAATACTAGCAGAAGGTCAGGTCTTGGGAGAGGATATCTTAAAGGTCGACGGATTTTTAAATCATCAGATTGATGTGAAGTTTATGGAGGAGATCGGGAAGGAGTTCAGGAAACGCTTTGCTGATGCGGAGGTGACCCGGATTTTGACCGTGGAATCCAGCGGCATTGCCATTGCCTGCGAAGCCGCTAAGTTTTTTGACTATGTTCCTGTAGTTTTTGCTAAAAAGGCTACGCCCAACACCATGGCAGAAGGCTGCTATAGTGCGGAAGCCAGATCTTTTACAAAGGGAACAGTTTCTAATCTCCGAGTGGCAAAACGATTTTTGCAGCCTGGAGATAAAGTATTGATCGTAGATGACTTTCTTGCTTCCGGAGAAGCTTCGATCGCTCTTGCCAAAATGGTCAGAAAAGCCGGAGCCGAAGTGGTCGGAGTCGGTACCGTCATAGAAAAGCAATTTCAGGGAGGAAGTGCTAAGCTTCGCGATATGGGATGCAGAGTGGAGTCTCTGGCTGTCATAAAGAAGTTTGAAAACGGCAGCATCCTATTTGAGTGA
- a CDS encoding late competence development ComFB family protein: protein MPKKSNKTAHVLSLLTNGAADLLDEDSSVPASTHERKTHSDAPKKEVVVELPQASDADPISDLVKSDLQKELDKQLHNKTAPVSPKTPDHKEETDADERLPYSTAFMEKFGLQSSQNRHLHQEALEREIQERIVAEEAEACAPTPSDQIKSELYVLEDFNDEEDTIVSEMKNTVFHQEKDTSAGTLPLSERNRSFLHNFAEDIMIAEAPKVMKSFNMCTCQDCIYEVVTAALNDAKPLYAMTTQQQLAQELSHYEQQYGAELTSELTKACIKVKINPHRPAHRVSPNK, encoded by the coding sequence ATGCCAAAGAAAAGTAACAAAACAGCCCATGTTTTAAGTCTTCTGACCAATGGAGCGGCAGATCTTTTAGATGAGGACTCTTCCGTACCCGCATCAACACATGAAAGGAAAACGCATTCGGACGCTCCAAAAAAAGAGGTGGTCGTAGAATTGCCGCAAGCTTCGGATGCCGACCCGATTTCAGATTTAGTGAAATCAGATCTGCAAAAAGAGCTGGACAAGCAGCTGCACAATAAAACAGCTCCCGTCTCTCCCAAGACTCCTGACCATAAGGAAGAAACCGATGCGGATGAACGCCTCCCCTACTCTACTGCTTTCATGGAAAAATTTGGTCTGCAATCCTCACAGAACAGACACCTGCATCAGGAAGCCCTGGAACGGGAAATACAGGAAAGAATCGTTGCGGAAGAAGCAGAAGCATGCGCTCCCACTCCCTCCGACCAGATAAAAAGCGAGCTTTATGTATTGGAGGATTTTAATGATGAAGAAGACACTATAGTTTCAGAAATGAAGAATACCGTATTTCACCAGGAGAAGGATACTTCGGCAGGCACGCTTCCGCTGTCTGAAAGGAATAGAAGCTTTCTTCACAATTTTGCAGAAGATATTATGATAGCTGAGGCTCCAAAGGTCATGAAAAGCTTTAACATGTGTACCTGTCAGGACTGTATTTATGAGGTCGTGACTGCCGCCTTAAACGATGCAAAGCCGCTGTATGCCATGACAACTCAGCAACAGCTTGCACAGGAGCTGAGCCACTATGAACAGCAGTATGGGGCAGAGTTGACCTCAGAGCTTACAAAAGCCTGTATAAAGGTCAAGATCAATCCCCATCGTCCGGCACACCGTGTTTCCCCTAACAAATAA
- the fliS gene encoding flagellar export chaperone FliS, whose amino-acid sequence MMNYGYQQYKTQAVETMTKGEMLILLYDEINKRLLRARAYFEKEDIALFEADIQRAIDIVNYLEKSLDRKYPISNDLYRLYDFITYELTRVKTGRNLELIDDITPLIKDLRESFKEADRLSKKDPSVGAGIGTTTSSVTLGVG is encoded by the coding sequence ATGATGAATTATGGTTATCAGCAATATAAAACACAGGCCGTAGAGACCATGACAAAGGGCGAAATGCTTATCCTTCTATATGATGAAATCAATAAGCGGCTTCTGCGGGCAAGGGCATATTTTGAGAAAGAGGATATTGCGCTGTTTGAAGCAGACATCCAGCGAGCTATTGATATTGTAAATTATCTTGAAAAAAGCCTTGACAGAAAGTATCCCATAAGTAATGATTTATATAGACTATATGATTTTATTACTTATGAATTGACCAGAGTCAAAACCGGCAGAAATTTAGAGCTGATCGATGATATTACTCCTTTGATCAAGGATCTCAGAGAGAGCTTTAAGGAAGCAGACAGGCTCAGTAAGAAAGACCCAAGTGTCGGCGCCGGTATCGGAACGACGACCAGTAGTGTGACTCTGGGCGTAGGTTGA
- a CDS encoding DUF342 domain-containing protein: MDKISYTTKEQKKGTERKFDKFYQKAVGMFNRGSEDERAEEGITETENAVSASGQEQHETETAGQDQEKQPAEKSMKVEEPVKAYAPPEEEAFKAEKDLLTQKEATLSAEEVMNRNKKTITFTLFLSADKMAAYIRAQDYQHGKDADNRIPTSVIYDLLKEKGVVYGMDQSGIEDYCQGRKFYKDFQVATGARPKAGEDGRVEYLFSLDVKYAPEEKDDGTVDYKELGMVRNVEAGDVLCRITPPTEGLEGVDVLGKAVKPAPGRPVSVNYGKGVQASEDGLEYIAIESGMVELNGGTVEVKEIYTINGDVGPATGNIRFNGTVMVKGSVLSDYAIYAKGDIIVNGYVESSILNAAGNIVIKNGISGMKKGLLKADGDVTVRFAEMARIVAGGDFHFDYCINCDVKVGASIIGKGKRGSLLGGNYIAGTTIDVNIIGSDLNIPMEVQIVPDWQEVKNFKLKPEDRIKENKELVCQWEKEYSDLKHKYDSLDSEISRASRRNSMDAPEDIEAKHKKVVHLMDQKSKIRQQMTEIEEKKESVNRMASCEGCMVIARKMAHAGARITIGNAMLWIHDTIKHQTFVEENGLIETHSITPGSV, from the coding sequence ATGGATAAAATATCATACACAACTAAAGAGCAAAAAAAGGGGACGGAACGAAAGTTCGATAAGTTTTATCAAAAAGCAGTAGGCATGTTCAATCGTGGGAGTGAAGATGAACGTGCAGAGGAAGGAATAACAGAGACTGAAAATGCTGTTTCGGCTTCCGGGCAAGAGCAACATGAGACAGAGACTGCCGGGCAGGATCAAGAGAAACAACCGGCGGAGAAATCGATGAAAGTGGAAGAGCCTGTAAAAGCTTATGCGCCGCCGGAGGAAGAAGCCTTTAAAGCGGAGAAAGACTTATTGACTCAAAAAGAAGCAACGCTAAGTGCAGAAGAAGTGATGAACCGCAATAAAAAAACCATTACTTTTACTTTATTTCTTTCTGCCGATAAAATGGCGGCTTATATCAGAGCTCAGGATTACCAACATGGAAAAGATGCGGACAACCGAATTCCTACAAGTGTTATATACGATCTGCTAAAGGAAAAAGGGGTTGTTTATGGAATGGATCAATCCGGAATAGAGGACTATTGTCAAGGAAGAAAATTTTATAAGGATTTTCAGGTGGCAACAGGTGCAAGACCCAAAGCCGGAGAAGACGGACGAGTAGAATATTTATTTTCACTGGATGTAAAATATGCCCCGGAAGAGAAGGATGACGGCACGGTGGATTATAAAGAGCTGGGAATGGTGCGCAATGTAGAAGCCGGAGATGTTTTGTGCAGAATTACACCGCCTACGGAAGGCCTGGAGGGTGTAGATGTCTTAGGAAAAGCGGTAAAACCTGCACCGGGCAGGCCTGTTTCCGTGAACTACGGAAAGGGCGTACAGGCTTCGGAGGACGGACTTGAATATATTGCCATAGAAAGCGGTATGGTGGAGCTGAACGGCGGTACTGTGGAGGTAAAAGAGATCTACACCATTAACGGAGATGTAGGTCCTGCCACCGGAAATATCCGGTTCAACGGTACAGTAATGGTGAAAGGAAGTGTTCTTTCTGATTATGCCATCTATGCCAAAGGGGATATCATTGTCAACGGATATGTGGAATCCAGTATTTTAAATGCTGCCGGCAATATTGTCATAAAGAATGGTATCAGCGGTATGAAAAAGGGGCTGCTTAAGGCAGACGGGGATGTAACTGTTCGATTTGCTGAAATGGCCAGAATTGTAGCCGGAGGAGATTTCCATTTTGATTATTGCATCAACTGTGATGTGAAAGTGGGAGCGTCCATCATTGGAAAGGGAAAGAGAGGCTCTTTGCTGGGCGGAAATTATATAGCCGGGACAACCATCGATGTGAATATTATCGGAAGTGATCTGAATATTCCTATGGAAGTGCAGATCGTACCGGACTGGCAGGAGGTTAAGAATTTTAAATTAAAGCCGGAGGACAGGATTAAGGAAAATAAGGAACTGGTATGCCAGTGGGAAAAAGAGTATTCGGACTTAAAACATAAGTATGACAGCTTGGATTCGGAGATTTCCAGAGCTTCCAGAAGGAACAGCATGGACGCACCGGAGGATATAGAGGCGAAGCATAAGAAGGTGGTGCATCTGATGGATCAGAAATCAAAAATCCGACAGCAGATGACAGAGATCGAAGAAAAAAAAGAGAGTGTCAACCGAATGGCTTCCTGCGAGGGGTGTATGGTCATCGCCAGAAAAATGGCTCATGCAGGTGCTCGGATTACCATCGGAAATGCTATGCTTTGGATTCATGATACCATTAAACATCAAACCTTTGTTGAGGAAAACGGGCTGATTGAAACCCACAGCATCACGCCGGGTTCCGTATAA
- a CDS encoding ParA family protein: MAKIIAVTNQKGGVAKTTTCNALISGLSRMGYKVLGIDLDPQGSLGFSLGINIEEGITLYDVFKGKATITDAIRPIDCGHFIPSNILLSTAELEFNHSGREFLLTEAIKDIKNIYDYIVIDTPPALNILTVNAYVCADHLIIPMIPEILSLLGISQIKDTIENVKRYYNPKLDLTCILLTKYNKRASLTKEVCDMTEAIASQLGTRVADTVIRNSVAVAEAPAHGLGLLDYAPKSNACVDYYNFIKELIQGGL, translated from the coding sequence TTGGCGAAGATTATAGCAGTCACAAATCAGAAGGGCGGCGTTGCAAAAACAACCACCTGCAATGCCCTTATAAGCGGACTTTCCAGAATGGGATATAAAGTCCTCGGAATTGATTTGGATCCGCAGGGAAGTTTGGGGTTCAGCTTAGGGATTAACATTGAAGAAGGAATCACTCTTTACGATGTATTCAAAGGAAAAGCCACGATCACCGACGCCATCAGACCCATTGACTGTGGTCATTTCATTCCTTCAAATATTTTACTGAGTACGGCAGAACTGGAATTTAATCACTCAGGCAGGGAATTCTTATTAACGGAGGCTATTAAAGACATTAAAAATATCTATGATTATATCGTGATAGATACTCCGCCTGCGCTGAATATTTTGACCGTCAATGCGTATGTCTGTGCCGACCATTTGATTATTCCCATGATACCGGAGATTTTAAGCCTTTTAGGCATCTCGCAGATCAAGGATACCATTGAAAATGTCAAAAGATATTATAATCCTAAGCTGGATTTAACTTGTATATTGCTTACAAAATACAACAAAAGAGCCTCCTTGACAAAAGAGGTCTGCGATATGACGGAGGCGATCGCCTCCCAATTAGGCACGAGGGTGGCTGATACGGTCATACGAAACAGTGTGGCTGTGGCCGAAGCTCCGGCCCATGGCCTTGGGCTTCTGGACTATGCGCCTAAATCCAATGCATGCGTGGATTATTATAATTTCATAAAAGAATTAATTCAGGGAGGATTATAG
- a CDS encoding chemotaxis protein CheC — MGIKSYEDLDSMQLDALREIGNIGAGNAATALSLTIGKPVNIDVPTVKILDINEAVEALGGAEQVVAGILVKLEEGIHGAMMSIQTLDVINLMLESLLGTTVNSYEEMDEMHISAVCEIANILMGSYVNAISDMTGMPVNISVPAISINMIGALITVPMATYCYEAEKIMMIEGKFSFDGIMHKHSLLLIPDVESLTKVLTRLGVYNE, encoded by the coding sequence ATGGGGATAAAAAGCTATGAAGATTTAGACAGCATGCAGCTGGATGCATTAAGAGAAATTGGAAATATCGGAGCAGGCAATGCTGCAACTGCCTTATCACTGACCATAGGAAAACCCGTTAACATAGATGTTCCTACCGTAAAAATTTTGGACATCAATGAAGCAGTAGAAGCTTTAGGCGGTGCGGAACAAGTTGTTGCGGGGATACTGGTCAAGCTGGAGGAAGGTATCCACGGAGCCATGATGAGCATTCAAACTTTGGATGTAATCAATCTGATGCTGGAAAGTCTGCTTGGAACGACGGTAAACAGCTATGAAGAAATGGACGAAATGCATATATCAGCCGTATGTGAAATCGCAAATATCCTAATGGGTTCTTATGTGAATGCCATTTCGGATATGACGGGAATGCCTGTCAATATTTCTGTTCCGGCTATATCCATCAATATGATAGGAGCACTGATAACCGTTCCGATGGCTACTTACTGCTACGAAGCAGAAAAGATTATGATGATTGAGGGAAAATTCTCTTTCGACGGAATCATGCACAAGCATAGCTTGCTTTTGATACCGGATGTAGAATCCCTGACAAAAGTTCTAACAAGATTAGGAGTATATAATGAGTAG
- the fliD gene encoding flagellar filament capping protein FliD, producing the protein MTAINSIASTASTTSTYTAKGFSGLVSGMDTESVVESMTADIQAKIDKVKQEQQKNTWKQDAYRTVIASLINFQDKYLSYSSPSTNLLSSAIYNCSKKTSQGANASKISVTSTSNSNNAAYQVSSVKSLATKARYTGACGLGSNEISTGSIDFGDRTVNVASGKEMEITYNNVRYSVTIPENGTTDSDFQALSMQSALNEALRSVTLEDGSGTLAEKIGFDLSGDTLSLKSLYSGSTNTFSISGGDSEALAALGFSAGQSGSAASAIEGTSAVDVVQTKAFSLEGKKLTFDLDGLSKTISFDASDSAAITGAGDDAAKLQKLAETINSKLAAAFGANKIVADVTDGTKIGFTVTDSTSILKISSTSSDTIGSGSIFGMESGITNRLNTHKTLAELGFTPTSKDASDPDNTSLYAYKITVNGKEFEFKGDDEISTVLNKINNDETAGINITYLSTTNKFSIAADQSGSTGKIDIQDSTGGGNLAAALFGDTAAISAGTVKGTDLVMTIKYDGDASETTLTRSSNSVTVDGISFNVEGTFGWTGAEGSEVRDTTAEAVTFKNTSDTDNAVSVIKQMVEDYNKIIDSVNELVTTKSRESTKNGQNVYEPLTDAQKKDMTSEEIEAWETKAKAGILFGDSTLTQLASSLRFAFSSKVGDLGFGKDIGITTASSYSGNGKLSIDEDKLREALTNNPEKVKEMFVSSAEDAPNSAMSNLSGGFAVRMQNLFESYAKSTGSYKGKLVQLAGLQNNTTTSNNYIARQQKILDNKLETLQTLLATRQDRYQSQFTKLEQYISQMNAQSSWLSSSMS; encoded by the coding sequence ATGACAGCTATAAACAGTATTGCGTCAACAGCAAGCACAACATCTACATATACGGCAAAGGGTTTTTCCGGTCTTGTCAGCGGTATGGATACGGAATCGGTCGTAGAAAGCATGACAGCGGATATACAGGCAAAAATTGATAAGGTAAAGCAGGAGCAGCAGAAGAACACCTGGAAGCAGGATGCTTACAGAACGGTGATCGCGTCTCTTATCAATTTTCAGGATAAGTATTTATCGTATTCATCACCGTCTACGAATTTATTGAGCTCTGCTATATATAATTGCAGCAAAAAGACGTCACAGGGGGCAAATGCCAGTAAAATTTCTGTAACCAGTACGAGCAATTCAAACAATGCGGCATATCAGGTATCCAGTGTGAAGTCTTTGGCCACAAAGGCCCGATATACCGGAGCCTGTGGATTGGGCAGCAATGAGATTTCTACCGGTAGTATTGATTTTGGAGACAGAACCGTCAATGTAGCCTCGGGTAAGGAGATGGAAATCACCTATAACAATGTGCGGTATAGCGTTACCATACCGGAGAACGGTACGACAGATTCTGATTTTCAGGCGTTATCCATGCAGTCAGCTCTCAATGAAGCTCTGCGGTCCGTCACTCTTGAGGACGGTTCCGGAACACTGGCAGAAAAGATCGGCTTTGATTTAAGCGGGGATACTCTGTCTCTTAAATCCCTGTACAGCGGAAGTACCAATACTTTCAGTATCAGCGGAGGGGATTCAGAAGCCTTGGCTGCTTTGGGATTTTCAGCAGGGCAGAGCGGGAGTGCGGCCAGCGCGATTGAGGGAACAAGTGCTGTAGATGTGGTGCAGACGAAGGCGTTTTCTTTGGAAGGCAAAAAGCTGACCTTTGATCTGGATGGCTTGAGCAAGACCATAAGCTTTGATGCCAGTGATTCCGCTGCCATTACGGGTGCCGGAGATGATGCGGCTAAGCTGCAAAAACTGGCAGAAACCATCAATTCTAAGCTGGCGGCTGCTTTTGGTGCAAATAAAATTGTGGCTGACGTGACAGATGGTACAAAAATCGGCTTTACGGTGACGGATTCCACTTCCATTCTTAAGATTTCTTCTACCAGCTCAGACACCATAGGAAGCGGCAGTATCTTTGGCATGGAAAGCGGCATTACCAACCGGTTGAACACCCACAAGACGTTGGCAGAGCTGGGATTTACACCGACCAGCAAGGATGCTTCCGATCCAGATAATACGAGTCTCTATGCCTACAAGATCACGGTGAACGGCAAAGAATTTGAATTCAAGGGGGACGATGAAATCTCCACCGTTTTGAATAAAATAAACAACGACGAAACTGCAGGAATCAACATTACGTATTTGAGCACTACCAATAAGTTCTCCATTGCGGCAGACCAATCCGGTTCCACAGGCAAAATTGATATACAGGACAGCACAGGCGGCGGAAACCTGGCTGCGGCCTTATTTGGTGATACGGCTGCAATCAGTGCAGGAACTGTAAAAGGTACGGATCTGGTGATGACCATTAAGTATGACGGAGATGCCAGTGAGACCACCCTTACGAGAAGTTCCAATTCGGTAACGGTAGACGGCATCAGCTTTAATGTGGAGGGAACCTTTGGATGGACTGGAGCAGAAGGTTCAGAAGTAAGAGATACCACGGCAGAAGCGGTCACCTTCAAGAATACTTCGGATACAGACAATGCAGTCAGCGTAATCAAACAGATGGTGGAGGATTATAACAAGATCATTGATTCCGTAAACGAACTGGTCACCACCAAGAGCAGGGAAAGCACCAAGAACGGTCAGAACGTATATGAACCGCTTACGGACGCACAGAAAAAAGACATGACCAGTGAGGAAATCGAAGCGTGGGAAACGAAAGCAAAGGCAGGAATTTTGTTTGGAGACAGTACACTGACCCAGTTGGCTTCCAGCTTACGGTTTGCCTTTTCTTCCAAAGTCGGTGACTTGGGATTTGGAAAGGACATCGGTATAACCACCGCTTCTTCTTATTCCGGCAACGGAAAGCTGTCCATAGATGAGGATAAGCTGCGGGAAGCGCTGACGAACAATCCGGAAAAAGTGAAGGAAATGTTTGTTTCCTCTGCAGAGGATGCGCCAAATTCTGCCATGTCCAATTTGTCGGGCGGATTTGCGGTTCGAATGCAGAACCTGTTCGAGTCCTATGCAAAGAGTACCGGCTCCTATAAAGGAAAGCTGGTTCAATTGGCAGGCCTCCAGAATAATACCACTACAAGCAATAACTATATTGCAAGACAACAGAAAATATTAGATAATAAGCTGGAAACCCTTCAGACTCTGCTGGCTACCAGACAGGACCGATATCAAAGCCAGTTCACAAAATTGGAACAATATATATCCCAAATGAACGCACAGAGCTCATGGCTTTCTTCCTCTATGTCATAA
- a CDS encoding chemotaxis protein CheD, with the protein MSSMATVGIAEMGVVKGEDQLITYALGSCIGVCIHDKNLKIAGMVHIMLPAAPADGSGKAICRYADSGIPALIKKMESLGAVRRNMTAKIAGGAKMFDIPGDSVVGNIGDRNIEAVKKTLAELRIPIIGQDVGFDYARTMSFSAEDGMVTIKAFSKGISTW; encoded by the coding sequence ATGAGTAGTATGGCCACGGTGGGTATTGCTGAGATGGGAGTAGTAAAAGGGGAGGATCAATTGATCACCTATGCTTTAGGTTCCTGTATCGGTGTCTGCATCCACGATAAAAATTTAAAAATTGCGGGCATGGTGCACATCATGCTGCCGGCGGCTCCAGCAGACGGCAGCGGTAAAGCCATATGCCGATATGCCGATTCGGGTATTCCGGCTTTGATTAAGAAAATGGAAAGCCTGGGTGCAGTACGCAGAAATATGACGGCTAAAATTGCCGGAGGTGCTAAAATGTTCGATATACCCGGCGATTCGGTAGTCGGAAACATTGGGGACCGAAACATAGAAGCCGTAAAGAAAACGCTGGCAGAGCTTCGCATCCCCATTATCGGGCAGGATGTGGGATTTGATTATGCGAGGACGATGAGCTTCAGTGCAGAGGACGGAATGGTGACCATTAAAGCCTTTTCAAAAGGTATCAGTACATGGTAA
- a CDS encoding flagellar hook-basal body protein: MFKGFYMAASGMLTQSRVLNTISNNMSNVSTPGYKSDTLATTTFGDVLINRTGNKDKSVYTPLNHSSMIKTADELVTNYSQGAPDFTGRKLDFAVSGNGFFQVQTPDGQNRYTRNGSFNIDSDGYLCLQHIGRVVGENGPIQLGTDQISVSSDGSITDSQTGEALGKMRLVNFTDYTQLQKLGEGMFGTANPVNPVAADGTVMQGALERSNVQAMDEMLAMMSSQRAFQSASQIAKAYDQLMGKAVDLAAL; encoded by the coding sequence ATGTTTAAAGGCTTTTATATGGCTGCATCAGGCATGCTTACTCAATCGAGAGTACTGAATACGATCAGTAACAATATGTCCAACGTATCCACGCCGGGCTATAAGAGCGATACGCTGGCGACCACGACCTTTGGAGATGTTCTGATCAACAGGACGGGAAATAAGGACAAAAGTGTATATACCCCGCTGAATCATTCTTCCATGATAAAGACAGCGGATGAGCTGGTGACGAACTATTCCCAGGGAGCGCCTGATTTTACAGGAAGAAAGTTGGATTTTGCCGTATCGGGCAATGGCTTTTTTCAAGTTCAGACACCGGATGGACAGAACAGATATACGAGGAACGGTTCCTTCAATATAGATAGTGACGGATATTTGTGCTTGCAGCATATAGGACGGGTAGTCGGTGAAAACGGACCGATCCAACTGGGAACAGATCAAATCAGTGTGAGCTCAGACGGAAGTATAACCGATTCTCAGACGGGAGAAGCCCTTGGAAAAATGCGTCTGGTCAATTTTACAGACTATACCCAGCTTCAAAAGCTGGGAGAAGGCATGTTTGGAACGGCGAATCCTGTAAATCCGGTTGCGGCAGACGGTACAGTCATGCAGGGCGCTCTGGAACGCTCCAATGTTCAGGCCATGGATGAGATGCTGGCCATGATGTCCAGTCAGAGAGCTTTTCAAAGCGCAAGCCAGATTGCTAAGGCATACGATCAGTTAATGGGTAAAGCGGTTGACTTGGCTGCGTTATAA
- a CDS encoding response regulator translates to MDMNKKILIADASSFDRSVMLNALKNTYPVLESNNGLKALELFTEEAEHIKLAVIDITLPYLDGFQLLKQIKRMENTETIPIILTSAEAVKQDILDAFRYGAADFVVKPFEADFFRQRVLSLLGTSSSLPGQALSRLVSDNAVSLDDIIEYDKSLNRTFRNLFSYRRIETPYHIKRVSLFTGVLLRALSEHTSSGIHLNEPQIQLIIRAAAYHDIGKIAIPDLILKNRDRLTEEQRLIYHAHTTKGAELLQINNNPALHSFVQLAVNIAQNHHEKWDGSGYPGGLRGNRIPLSAQVVGFAADFDKYSRKLYGFTDSPFEESIKKMLQFQHTYNPMLIRALAYSEWSINEIIDKYPEKKSKK, encoded by the coding sequence ATGGATATGAACAAAAAGATACTTATTGCAGACGCCTCAAGTTTTGACCGTTCCGTTATGCTGAACGCTCTGAAAAATACCTACCCTGTTTTAGAGTCGAATAATGGATTGAAAGCGCTGGAGCTTTTCACAGAGGAAGCCGAGCATATCAAACTGGCGGTTATCGACATTACACTGCCTTATCTGGATGGGTTTCAGCTGCTAAAGCAAATCAAGCGAATGGAGAATACGGAAACGATTCCTATTATTTTGACCAGTGCGGAAGCCGTAAAGCAGGACATATTAGACGCCTTCCGGTATGGTGCCGCGGATTTTGTGGTAAAACCCTTTGAGGCTGACTTTTTCCGTCAAAGAGTCTTGTCTCTTCTTGGCACTTCTTCCAGTCTGCCCGGTCAGGCCCTCAGCCGTCTGGTTTCGGATAATGCGGTCAGTCTGGACGACATCATTGAGTACGATAAGTCTTTAAACAGAACCTTCCGAAACCTGTTCAGTTATCGCCGGATTGAGACTCCTTATCACATCAAGCGTGTTTCTCTTTTTACCGGAGTACTCCTCAGAGCTTTATCTGAACACACTTCCAGCGGAATTCATCTAAACGAGCCCCAAATTCAGCTGATCATACGAGCGGCTGCATATCACGATATCGGCAAGATTGCCATTCCAGATCTTATCTTAAAAAACAGGGATCGCCTGACCGAAGAGCAGCGGCTTATTTACCATGCGCATACCACAAAGGGCGCAGAGCTGTTACAAATCAACAACAATCCTGCCCTGCACAGTTTTGTGCAGCTTGCCGTAAATATTGCCCAAAACCATCACGAGAAATGGGATGGTTCCGGGTATCCCGGAGGATTAAGAGGAAACCGGATTCCCCTTTCGGCTCAAGTGGTCGGATTTGCTGCAGATTTTGACAAGTATTCCCGCAAATTGTACGGCTTTACCGACTCACCATTTGAAGAATCCATCAAAAAAATGCTGCAATTCCAGCACACATATAACCCGATGCTGATACGCGCTTTAGCTTATTCCGAATGGTCTATTAACGAGATCATCGATAAATATCCGGAGAAAAAATCAAAAAAATAA
- a CDS encoding flagellar hook-basal body protein: MDISFYTAGVGAKAHQSKLDVIGNNIANVNTTAYKAQNAGFVDLLYSNIRDTAGTNTSLKVGSGTRVEKTDINFEGSGVQATDNPTDYAIIGSGFFAVQDPATNEVYYTRDGSFQRSLRNDGEFYLTTANGELVLDKNFEQIKTGKEDAEDKENTDGKDRMESMAEPGIFDFKIKDGMLLKGDNLYQPVAKNGQPVLQEDAKLQNACLELSNVEVSDQMVKLIEAQRAYSMSLKMVQTSNEIEEVINSLR, encoded by the coding sequence ATGGACATTTCATTTTATACGGCTGGAGTAGGTGCGAAAGCACATCAATCCAAGCTGGACGTTATCGGAAATAATATAGCCAATGTGAATACAACGGCTTATAAGGCTCAAAATGCGGGATTTGTAGATCTGCTATACAGTAATATCAGAGACACGGCGGGAACCAATACTTCCCTTAAGGTGGGAAGCGGAACCCGCGTGGAGAAAACAGACATTAATTTTGAGGGAAGCGGAGTGCAAGCTACTGATAATCCTACAGATTATGCTATAATCGGCTCCGGTTTTTTTGCGGTTCAGGATCCGGCCACTAATGAAGTGTATTACACAAGGGACGGAAGCTTTCAGCGTTCTCTGCGGAACGACGGTGAATTCTATTTAACGACGGCAAACGGAGAACTGGTTCTGGATAAGAATTTTGAACAAATAAAAACGGGCAAAGAGGATGCGGAAGATAAAGAGAATACGGACGGTAAAGACAGGATGGAAAGTATGGCTGAGCCGGGCATTTTTGACTTTAAGATAAAAGATGGCATGCTTCTTAAGGGAGATAATTTATATCAGCCTGTTGCCAAAAACGGTCAGCCTGTATTACAGGAGGATGCAAAGCTGCAGAATGCATGTCTGGAGCTTTCTAACGTGGAGGTGTCCGATCAGATGGTAAAGCTTATAGAGGCACAGAGGGCTTACTCTATGTCCTTAAAGATGGTGCAGACTTCAAATGAGATCGAAGAGGTTATCAATAGCCTCAGATAG